In the genome of Candidatus Paceibacterota bacterium, one region contains:
- a CDS encoding adenosine-specific kinase codes for MKLVAVQIEKPEPINFILGQTHFIKSVEDIHEALVGAVPGIKFGLAFCEASGKCLVRWTGTDPAMIELAQKNALALAAGHSFIVFLGEGYFPVNVLNAIKMVPEVCRIFCATANPTQVLLAETTQGRGITGVVDGFPPKGAEAAPDIAWRRSFLRQIGYKL; via the coding sequence ATCAAACTCGTTGCCGTCCAGATCGAAAAGCCGGAGCCAATCAACTTCATCCTCGGCCAGACCCATTTTATCAAGTCTGTCGAGGACATCCACGAAGCGTTGGTGGGCGCCGTCCCCGGCATCAAGTTCGGCCTCGCCTTCTGCGAAGCCTCCGGCAAATGCCTTGTGCGCTGGACCGGCACCGACCCGGCGATGATTGAGCTGGCTCAGAAGAACGCCCTCGCCCTCGCCGCCGGTCACAGCTTCATTGTCTTCCTCGGCGAGGGCTACTTTCCGGTCAACGTGCTCAACGCCATCAAGATGGTGCCAGAGGTCTGCCGGATCTTCTGCGCCACAGCCAATCCCACTCAGGTGCTCCTTGCTGAAACGACGCAGGGGCGGGGCATCACGGGAGTTGTGGATGGCTTCCCCCCCAAAGGCGCCGAAGCCGCGCCCGACATTGCCTGGCGCAGGAGTTTTCTGCGCCAGATTGGCTACAAGCTCTAG